Proteins encoded by one window of Rhodamnia argentea isolate NSW1041297 chromosome 6, ASM2092103v1, whole genome shotgun sequence:
- the LOC115756410 gene encoding uncharacterized protein LOC115756410 isoform X2 gives MASMRSTGCVDPGWEHGIAQDERKKKVKCNYCGKVVSGGIFRLKQHLARISGEVTHCEKVPEEVCSSMRKNLEGCRSNRKRRQSEYEQATLAFNSNGYDDGEEAASVYKHKGKKVADDRDLVIRFAPLRSLGYVDPGWEHCVAQDEKKKRVKCNYCEKIISGGINRFKQHLARIPGEVSYCEKAPEDVYHRMKENMKWHRTGRRLRKPDTREISAFYMHSDNEEEDEEQTEGILQCISKEVLAFDDRALESDFKNATKGRFAGGSANDPEHLLKRSRLDSVFLNSLKNQTSSHYKQCKRKVGADRKGRKEVISAICRFFYHAGIPADAADSPYFHRMLDLVGQYGQSLKGPSSRLITGRFLQDEIASIREHLDDLRASWATTGCSIMADTWKDLQGNIVINLLVSCPRGVYFVSSVDATDIINDYEKLFMLLDSVVDEIGEENVVQVLTRDTENFIAAGKMLEERRKNLFWTPCAVYCIDQMLEDFLKIKWIAECFDKAKKITKFVYNTGWLLNFMKKEHTGGKELLVPGLTKFSTSFFTLESLFDQRIDLKRMFQSNKWHSSRVSKSEDGKEVERIVLNVAFWKKMQYLKKSLEPVMQVLQKIDSLESRSISYVYNDMYRAGLAIKAIVGDDVRKYGPLWSVVDSHSSSSFHHPLYVAAYFLNPSYRYRHDFVLHPEVIRGLNECIVRLEPDSAKRISASMQIPDFVSAKADFGTDLAVSTRAELDPAAWWQQHGISCLDLQRIAIRILSQTCSSIGCKHTWSIFDQVHSKRHNSLSRKRWNDLAYVHYNLRLREHQLGRNADDLVTFDSGILEMLLDDWIVATERQSEPENEIVYNDLEQFYVDDNEETFNENDNEEKPPVEMVALANVIEPFEVNSVGGAVTTDDDDLDFFDDDLTD, from the exons ATGGCCTCAATGAGATCCACAGGATGTGTTGACCCTGGATGGGAGCATGGTATTGCAcaagatgaaagaaaaaagaaggttaAATGTAACTACTGTGGAAAAGTAGTTAGTGGAGGAATATTCAGATTGAAGCAGCACCTGGCTAGAATATCTGGAGAAGTAACTCACTGCGAAAAGGTTCCAGAAGAAGTATGTTCAAGTATGAGGAAGAACCTCGAAGGATGCCGTTCTAATCGGAAAAGAAGACAATCTGAGTATGAACAAGCAACTTTGGCTTTCAATTCCAACGGATATGATGATGGAGAAGAAGCAGCGTCAGTGTATAAGCATAAGGGAAAGAAAGTAGCAGATGATAGAGACTTGGTCATAAGATTTGCCCCTCTTCGGTCTCTTGGGTATGTAGACCCTGGGTGGGAACATTGTGTGGctcaagatgaaaagaagaaaagggtgaAATGCAATTACTGCGAGAAAATAATAAGCGGAGGAATCAACCGGTTTAAACAACATCTAGCCCGGATCCCTGGGGAAGTTTCGTACTGTGAAAAGGCTCCTGAAGATGTCTATCATAGAATGAAGGAGAATATGAAATGGCATAGAACAGGTAGAAGACTCCGAAAACCAGATACTAGGGAGATATCTGCATTTTACATGCACTCTGATAATGAGGAAGAGGATGAAGAGCAGACAGAAGGAATTTTGCAATGCATAAGCAAGGAAGTATTGGCTTTTGATGATAGAGCTTTGGAGAGTGACTTCAAAAATGCTACCAAGGGCAGGTTTGCTGGAGGAAGTGCAAATGACCCCGAGCACCTGTTAAAAAGGTCTAGATTGGATTCTGTTTTTCTAAATTCTCTTAAAAATCAGACATCATCTCACTACAAGCAATGCAAAAGAAAGGTGGGCGCTGATAGAAAAGGCCGCAAGGAAGTGATATCTGCAATCTGTAGATTCTTCTATCATGCAGGAATCCCTGCCGATGCTGCGGATTCTCCGTACTTCCATAGAATGTTAGATTTAGTTGGTCAATATGGGCAGAGTCTAAAGGGTCCATCCAGTCGATTGATAACTGGCCGATTTCTTCAGGATGAGATCGCATCTATAAGGGAGCATTTAGATGACTTAAGGGCGTCATGGGCCACTACTGGGTGTTCTATAATGGCTGATACATGGAAGGATTTGCAGGGGAACATTGTGATAAACCTCTTGGTCTCCTGCCCTCGTGGTGTTTATTTTGTTTCCTCGGTTGATGCCACAGATATAATCAACGATTATGAAAAACTTTTTATGTTATTGGATAGTGTAGTGGACGAGATAGGAGAGGAGAACGTAGTCCAG GTACTTACCAGAGACACAGAGAATTTTATAGCCGCAGGGAAGATGCTTGAAGAACGAAGGAAGAATTTATTCTGGACTCCTTGTGCTGTGTATTGCATTGATCAAATGCTGGAGGATTTTCTAAAGATAAAATGGATTGCAGAATGCTTTGACAAAGCAAAAAAGATCACAAAGTTCGTGTATAACACTGGATGGCTCTTGAATTTTATGAAGAAAGAACATACTGGAGGGAAGGAACTTCTGGTGCCAGGTCTCACAAAATTTTCCACTAGCTTTTTCACCTTAGAAAGTCTGTTTGATCAAAGAATTGACCTCAAGAGAATGTTTCAGTCAAATAAATGGCATTCTTCTAGGGTTTCCAAAAGCGAGGATGGTAAAGAAGTGGAGAGAATTGTCTTAAATGTGGCATTCTGGAAGAAGATGCAGTATTTAAAGAAATCTTTAGAGCCGGTGATGCAAGTTTTGCAAAAGATAGACAGCTTGGAAAGTCGGTCGATTTCCTATGTATATAATGACATGTATAGAGCTGGACTGGCCATTAAAGCCATTGTTGGTGATGATGTACGAAAGTATGGGCCTCTGTGGAGTGTCGTAGACAGCCATTCAAGCTCATCGTTCCATCATCCTCTTTATGTGGCTGCCTATTTTCTTAATCCCTCTTATCGTTATCGTCATGATTTTGTATTG CATCCTGAAGTTATCCGTGGTCTGAATGAGTGTATTGTTCGACTAGAACCAGATAGTGCAAAAAGAATCTCTGCATCAATGCAG ATTCCGGACTTTGTTTCTGCAAAAGCTGACTTTGGGACTGATTTGGCTGTAAGTACTAGGGCCGAACTCGATCCAG CTGCATGGTGGCAGCAACATGGGATAAGCTGCCTTGATCTACAGCGGATCGCCATACGTATACTGAGCCAAACTTGTTCGTCCATCGGATGCAAACATACATGGAGCATATTTGATCAAGTCCACAGCAAAAGGCATAACAGTCTTTCCCGGAAGAGATGGAATGATCTTGCCTATGTTCACTATAACTTGCGTCTGAGAGAACATCAACTTGGGAGAAATGCGGATGATTTGGTCACATTTGACAGTGGGATTCTGGAAATGTTATTGGATGACTGGATTGTGGCAACAGAGAGACAATCGGAGCCAGAAAATGAG ATTGTTTACAATGACTTGGAGCAATTTTATGTGGATGACAATGAAGAGACATTTAATGAGAATGACAATGAAGAAAAGCCGCCTGTAGAAATGGTTGCTTTGGCTAATGTCATTGAACCTTTTGAAGTTAATTCTGTTGGTGGAGCTGTTAcaactgatgatgatgatctcgATTTTTTTGACGATGATTTGACGGATTAA
- the LOC115756410 gene encoding uncharacterized protein LOC115756410 isoform X3 has protein sequence MASMRSTGCVDPGWEHGIAQDERKKKVKCNYCGKVVSGGIFRLKQHLARISGEVTHCEKVPEEVCSSMRKNLEGCRSNRKRRQSEYEQATLAFNSNGYDDGEEAASVYKHKGKKVADDRDLVIRFAPLRSLGYVDPGWEHCVAQDEKKKRVKCNYCEKIISGGINRFKQHLARIPGEVSYCEKAPEDVYHRMKENMKWHRTGRRLRKPDTREISAFYMHSDNEEEDEEQTEGILQCISKEVLAFDDRALESDFKNATKGRFAGGSANDPEHLLKRSRLDSVFLNSLKNQTSSHYKQCKRKVGADRKGRKEVISAICRFFYHAGIPADAADSPYFHRMLDLVGQYGQSLKGPSSRLITGRFLQDEIASIREHLDDLRASWATTGCSIMADTWKDLQGNIVINLLVSCPRGVYFVSSVDATDIINDYEKLFMLLDSVVDEIGEENVVQVLTRDTENFIAAGKMLEERRKNLFWTPCAVYCIDQMLEDFLKIKWIAECFDKAKKITKFVYNTGWLLNFMKKEHTGGKELLVPGLTKFSTSFFTLESLFDQRIDLKRMFQSNKWHSSRVSKSEDGKEVERIVLNVAFWKKMQYLKKSLEPVMQVLQKIDSLESRSISYVYNDMYRAGLAIKAIVGDDVRKYGPLWSVVDSHSSSSFHHPLYVAAYFLNPSYRYRHDFVLHPEVIRGLNECIVRLEPDSAKRISASMQSIRQAVTMASAAIHRCCT, from the exons ATGGCCTCAATGAGATCCACAGGATGTGTTGACCCTGGATGGGAGCATGGTATTGCAcaagatgaaagaaaaaagaaggttaAATGTAACTACTGTGGAAAAGTAGTTAGTGGAGGAATATTCAGATTGAAGCAGCACCTGGCTAGAATATCTGGAGAAGTAACTCACTGCGAAAAGGTTCCAGAAGAAGTATGTTCAAGTATGAGGAAGAACCTCGAAGGATGCCGTTCTAATCGGAAAAGAAGACAATCTGAGTATGAACAAGCAACTTTGGCTTTCAATTCCAACGGATATGATGATGGAGAAGAAGCAGCGTCAGTGTATAAGCATAAGGGAAAGAAAGTAGCAGATGATAGAGACTTGGTCATAAGATTTGCCCCTCTTCGGTCTCTTGGGTATGTAGACCCTGGGTGGGAACATTGTGTGGctcaagatgaaaagaagaaaagggtgaAATGCAATTACTGCGAGAAAATAATAAGCGGAGGAATCAACCGGTTTAAACAACATCTAGCCCGGATCCCTGGGGAAGTTTCGTACTGTGAAAAGGCTCCTGAAGATGTCTATCATAGAATGAAGGAGAATATGAAATGGCATAGAACAGGTAGAAGACTCCGAAAACCAGATACTAGGGAGATATCTGCATTTTACATGCACTCTGATAATGAGGAAGAGGATGAAGAGCAGACAGAAGGAATTTTGCAATGCATAAGCAAGGAAGTATTGGCTTTTGATGATAGAGCTTTGGAGAGTGACTTCAAAAATGCTACCAAGGGCAGGTTTGCTGGAGGAAGTGCAAATGACCCCGAGCACCTGTTAAAAAGGTCTAGATTGGATTCTGTTTTTCTAAATTCTCTTAAAAATCAGACATCATCTCACTACAAGCAATGCAAAAGAAAGGTGGGCGCTGATAGAAAAGGCCGCAAGGAAGTGATATCTGCAATCTGTAGATTCTTCTATCATGCAGGAATCCCTGCCGATGCTGCGGATTCTCCGTACTTCCATAGAATGTTAGATTTAGTTGGTCAATATGGGCAGAGTCTAAAGGGTCCATCCAGTCGATTGATAACTGGCCGATTTCTTCAGGATGAGATCGCATCTATAAGGGAGCATTTAGATGACTTAAGGGCGTCATGGGCCACTACTGGGTGTTCTATAATGGCTGATACATGGAAGGATTTGCAGGGGAACATTGTGATAAACCTCTTGGTCTCCTGCCCTCGTGGTGTTTATTTTGTTTCCTCGGTTGATGCCACAGATATAATCAACGATTATGAAAAACTTTTTATGTTATTGGATAGTGTAGTGGACGAGATAGGAGAGGAGAACGTAGTCCAG GTACTTACCAGAGACACAGAGAATTTTATAGCCGCAGGGAAGATGCTTGAAGAACGAAGGAAGAATTTATTCTGGACTCCTTGTGCTGTGTATTGCATTGATCAAATGCTGGAGGATTTTCTAAAGATAAAATGGATTGCAGAATGCTTTGACAAAGCAAAAAAGATCACAAAGTTCGTGTATAACACTGGATGGCTCTTGAATTTTATGAAGAAAGAACATACTGGAGGGAAGGAACTTCTGGTGCCAGGTCTCACAAAATTTTCCACTAGCTTTTTCACCTTAGAAAGTCTGTTTGATCAAAGAATTGACCTCAAGAGAATGTTTCAGTCAAATAAATGGCATTCTTCTAGGGTTTCCAAAAGCGAGGATGGTAAAGAAGTGGAGAGAATTGTCTTAAATGTGGCATTCTGGAAGAAGATGCAGTATTTAAAGAAATCTTTAGAGCCGGTGATGCAAGTTTTGCAAAAGATAGACAGCTTGGAAAGTCGGTCGATTTCCTATGTATATAATGACATGTATAGAGCTGGACTGGCCATTAAAGCCATTGTTGGTGATGATGTACGAAAGTATGGGCCTCTGTGGAGTGTCGTAGACAGCCATTCAAGCTCATCGTTCCATCATCCTCTTTATGTGGCTGCCTATTTTCTTAATCCCTCTTATCGTTATCGTCATGATTTTGTATTG CATCCTGAAGTTATCCGTGGTCTGAATGAGTGTATTGTTCGACTAGAACCAGATAGTGCAAAAAGAATCTCTGCATCAATGCAG AGTATTCGACAAGCTGTAACAATGGCTTCTGCTGCTATTCATCGATGCTGCACATAA
- the LOC115756410 gene encoding uncharacterized protein LOC115756410 isoform X1: MASMRSTGCVDPGWEHGIAQDERKKKVKCNYCGKVVSGGIFRLKQHLARISGEVTHCEKVPEEVCSSMRKNLEGCRSNRKRRQSEYEQATLAFNSNGYDDGEEAASVYKHKGKKVADDRDLVIRFAPLRSLGYVDPGWEHCVAQDEKKKRVKCNYCEKIISGGINRFKQHLARIPGEVSYCEKAPEDVYHRMKENMKWHRTGRRLRKPDTREISAFYMHSDNEEEDEEQTEGILQCISKEVLAFDDRALESDFKNATKGRFAGGSANDPEHLLKRSRLDSVFLNSLKNQTSSHYKQCKRKVGADRKGRKEVISAICRFFYHAGIPADAADSPYFHRMLDLVGQYGQSLKGPSSRLITGRFLQDEIASIREHLDDLRASWATTGCSIMADTWKDLQGNIVINLLVSCPRGVYFVSSVDATDIINDYEKLFMLLDSVVDEIGEENVVQVLTRDTENFIAAGKMLEERRKNLFWTPCAVYCIDQMLEDFLKIKWIAECFDKAKKITKFVYNTGWLLNFMKKEHTGGKELLVPGLTKFSTSFFTLESLFDQRIDLKRMFQSNKWHSSRVSKSEDGKEVERIVLNVAFWKKMQYLKKSLEPVMQVLQKIDSLESRSISYVYNDMYRAGLAIKAIVGDDVRKYGPLWSVVDSHSSSSFHHPLYVAAYFLNPSYRYRHDFVLHPEVIRGLNECIVRLEPDSAKRISASMQIPDFVSAKADFGTDLAVSTRAELDPAAWWQQHGISCLDLQRIAIRILSQTCSSIGCKHTWSIFDQVHSKRHNSLSRKRWNDLAYVHYNLRLREHQLGRNADDLVTFDSGILEMLLDDWIVATERQSEPENEEIVYNDLEQFYVDDNEETFNENDNEEKPPVEMVALANVIEPFEVNSVGGAVTTDDDDLDFFDDDLTD; encoded by the exons ATGGCCTCAATGAGATCCACAGGATGTGTTGACCCTGGATGGGAGCATGGTATTGCAcaagatgaaagaaaaaagaaggttaAATGTAACTACTGTGGAAAAGTAGTTAGTGGAGGAATATTCAGATTGAAGCAGCACCTGGCTAGAATATCTGGAGAAGTAACTCACTGCGAAAAGGTTCCAGAAGAAGTATGTTCAAGTATGAGGAAGAACCTCGAAGGATGCCGTTCTAATCGGAAAAGAAGACAATCTGAGTATGAACAAGCAACTTTGGCTTTCAATTCCAACGGATATGATGATGGAGAAGAAGCAGCGTCAGTGTATAAGCATAAGGGAAAGAAAGTAGCAGATGATAGAGACTTGGTCATAAGATTTGCCCCTCTTCGGTCTCTTGGGTATGTAGACCCTGGGTGGGAACATTGTGTGGctcaagatgaaaagaagaaaagggtgaAATGCAATTACTGCGAGAAAATAATAAGCGGAGGAATCAACCGGTTTAAACAACATCTAGCCCGGATCCCTGGGGAAGTTTCGTACTGTGAAAAGGCTCCTGAAGATGTCTATCATAGAATGAAGGAGAATATGAAATGGCATAGAACAGGTAGAAGACTCCGAAAACCAGATACTAGGGAGATATCTGCATTTTACATGCACTCTGATAATGAGGAAGAGGATGAAGAGCAGACAGAAGGAATTTTGCAATGCATAAGCAAGGAAGTATTGGCTTTTGATGATAGAGCTTTGGAGAGTGACTTCAAAAATGCTACCAAGGGCAGGTTTGCTGGAGGAAGTGCAAATGACCCCGAGCACCTGTTAAAAAGGTCTAGATTGGATTCTGTTTTTCTAAATTCTCTTAAAAATCAGACATCATCTCACTACAAGCAATGCAAAAGAAAGGTGGGCGCTGATAGAAAAGGCCGCAAGGAAGTGATATCTGCAATCTGTAGATTCTTCTATCATGCAGGAATCCCTGCCGATGCTGCGGATTCTCCGTACTTCCATAGAATGTTAGATTTAGTTGGTCAATATGGGCAGAGTCTAAAGGGTCCATCCAGTCGATTGATAACTGGCCGATTTCTTCAGGATGAGATCGCATCTATAAGGGAGCATTTAGATGACTTAAGGGCGTCATGGGCCACTACTGGGTGTTCTATAATGGCTGATACATGGAAGGATTTGCAGGGGAACATTGTGATAAACCTCTTGGTCTCCTGCCCTCGTGGTGTTTATTTTGTTTCCTCGGTTGATGCCACAGATATAATCAACGATTATGAAAAACTTTTTATGTTATTGGATAGTGTAGTGGACGAGATAGGAGAGGAGAACGTAGTCCAG GTACTTACCAGAGACACAGAGAATTTTATAGCCGCAGGGAAGATGCTTGAAGAACGAAGGAAGAATTTATTCTGGACTCCTTGTGCTGTGTATTGCATTGATCAAATGCTGGAGGATTTTCTAAAGATAAAATGGATTGCAGAATGCTTTGACAAAGCAAAAAAGATCACAAAGTTCGTGTATAACACTGGATGGCTCTTGAATTTTATGAAGAAAGAACATACTGGAGGGAAGGAACTTCTGGTGCCAGGTCTCACAAAATTTTCCACTAGCTTTTTCACCTTAGAAAGTCTGTTTGATCAAAGAATTGACCTCAAGAGAATGTTTCAGTCAAATAAATGGCATTCTTCTAGGGTTTCCAAAAGCGAGGATGGTAAAGAAGTGGAGAGAATTGTCTTAAATGTGGCATTCTGGAAGAAGATGCAGTATTTAAAGAAATCTTTAGAGCCGGTGATGCAAGTTTTGCAAAAGATAGACAGCTTGGAAAGTCGGTCGATTTCCTATGTATATAATGACATGTATAGAGCTGGACTGGCCATTAAAGCCATTGTTGGTGATGATGTACGAAAGTATGGGCCTCTGTGGAGTGTCGTAGACAGCCATTCAAGCTCATCGTTCCATCATCCTCTTTATGTGGCTGCCTATTTTCTTAATCCCTCTTATCGTTATCGTCATGATTTTGTATTG CATCCTGAAGTTATCCGTGGTCTGAATGAGTGTATTGTTCGACTAGAACCAGATAGTGCAAAAAGAATCTCTGCATCAATGCAG ATTCCGGACTTTGTTTCTGCAAAAGCTGACTTTGGGACTGATTTGGCTGTAAGTACTAGGGCCGAACTCGATCCAG CTGCATGGTGGCAGCAACATGGGATAAGCTGCCTTGATCTACAGCGGATCGCCATACGTATACTGAGCCAAACTTGTTCGTCCATCGGATGCAAACATACATGGAGCATATTTGATCAAGTCCACAGCAAAAGGCATAACAGTCTTTCCCGGAAGAGATGGAATGATCTTGCCTATGTTCACTATAACTTGCGTCTGAGAGAACATCAACTTGGGAGAAATGCGGATGATTTGGTCACATTTGACAGTGGGATTCTGGAAATGTTATTGGATGACTGGATTGTGGCAACAGAGAGACAATCGGAGCCAGAAAATGAG GAGATTGTTTACAATGACTTGGAGCAATTTTATGTGGATGACAATGAAGAGACATTTAATGAGAATGACAATGAAGAAAAGCCGCCTGTAGAAATGGTTGCTTTGGCTAATGTCATTGAACCTTTTGAAGTTAATTCTGTTGGTGGAGCTGTTAcaactgatgatgatgatctcgATTTTTTTGACGATGATTTGACGGATTAA